atttctaaagatagctatagcactcgacccaaggtttaaggatctgaagtgccttccaaaatctgagagggacttggtgtggagcatgctttcagaaatattaaaagagcaacactccgatgtggaaactgtagaacctgaaccaccaaaaaagaaaatcaaccttttgttggtggcatctgactcagatgatgaaaatgaacatgtcagtctgcattgctttggatcgttatcaagcagaattcGTCATcaggtgttggtcctgctttgagcaggggatttgactagatgacctcctgaggtctctccaACCCTaatatcctatgattctatgatcagcatggatgcatgccctctggaatggtggttttagcatgaagggacatatgaatctgtaGGGCATTTGGcgcgtaaatatcttgtgatgccggctacaacagtgccatgcaaatgcctgttctcactttcaggtgacattataaacaagaagcaggcaacattacctccggcaaatgtaaacaaacttgtttgtctgggcgattggctgaacaaaaaataggactgagtggacttggagtctctaaagttttacatagttttatttttgaatgcagttttttttacataattctacatttgtaaattcaactttcatgatagagattgcactacagtacttgcattagggtgaatactatttcttgttttttacagtgcaaatatttgtaataaaaaaatataaactaagcactgtacactttgtattttgtgttgtaactgaaatcagtaattgaaaatgtaaaaaatatccaaaaatatttaaataagtggtatTTGATTGTTTAACTGCACGATTCAtcactatttttttaattgcacaattGTACAAGAGTTTGCCAGGGCTCAACCCTCTCCGGGGTGGTGGGGAGCCACACCGTCTCACTACACACCGGTGAGCTGGGGAAATTTGTCCGGCCATGGGTCTCCCTCGGTAGCTGGAAGAACACGGtaagcctggccctgctcagggCGGGCAATAAGACTGTGtccagagctcaggccctcagtcagagCTAAGCAGCAAGCAAGTGtgtttagcccaggccctaggtcagggcggggcaacaaacgcagagtcaggagctcaggccctcagtcagggctgagcaacaatagtaggcccaagcctcaaaaggcctgggagagagggagactgccacccacgggttgggtggcaggggggacacaggccctcccactccactgcctcccagcctggggccctagcagcagcagaagacccgctgctgtcagtggggatcctggccgcaacacactgacataggctctggcagtgctgcagcccaactgagatcagctgcccccaggctacttccacactcccccttggGGCCTACCTGGGTCCTGGTGTCGGTCTCTGGGGAATCCAGGATCATGGGTTCATTAGGGCAGGGATTGATCAGCAGGCCCAGCGGCTCCTCCGGATAGCGGGCACAGGGCAGTCCCGGCCAGTCCTGGCAGCCGCCTTGGGCCACAGGGTCTTCCCAGCcacgagctaggctggagacatCTGGTCTCTCCAGCAGCTAAGGCCTGACTGAGCTGTGAGggcgagcttttatacttccaggttgccgcctgaccctctgaggggcgggctcagagctccctagcttcACCCACTctggcctccggatgggctcttccccctccggggcagcagggagccacaccggctcactacagcgattaatcgcgatttattttttattcgcttgacagccctactggaaatacaaaagaaaaaaaccctgggATCTCAATTTCATACATGTTGGAGTTTTGTGTTCAAAACTCTCTCTAAATATGTGAAATAGAGAATACTGGTGTCCTTGAGTCtgggacagagaggaggacaaAAGAATTGATTGAACAACTAGGGTAATCGAAGCTATGTTTAtcagttttaatattttttcacaATAAAATATATACCTTAAAATCCTCCTTTGGCTGGTTGATTTTACAGATACTGTTCATGATGCTTTAATTTTGCAGGAAGTGTTTCACTGTAATTTCACAGTTTTCTACATTTATTTTCCACAGATTTATTTTCAATTCTGCACAAATAAACCTAGAGCAAAAATTATAATTTAGTCCCTATGcagatgtaacccttctgccaggtggagccagcagcaacaaggactgggttcagtatctaggggatccttttcaacaatataacacaaaactggcttgagcccccacccagtgcccTGTGataattacacaccaccccctgggtgcctctaagaggcaatacttcccctatTGCAAGCtgagagtctgagtgtagcaaaactTAATAAaaggacaacaaggagtctggtggcaccttaaagactaacagatttatttgggcttaagctttcgtgggtaaaaacctcacttcttcagctgtatatgtacccatgaaagcttatgtccaaataaatctattagtctttaaggtgccaccagactccttgttgtttttgtagatacagactaacccggctaccccctgatacttaataaaaggagggaattcactcagcattaatttgggaaaacactacaactggggttcataaacacaaaccatgaccaaaagacccaccccccgaGTAAGTTGGGCAgtttccttttcccctcagggtcttaagtacAGGAACCCAAAAGTCCCCTTAACGTGCGCGTCCCTTCTCTTTACCCtgctcacagttgctgtccttggccagtgcagcctcagagttcacctcccaccctgtgtggaaggtgggggggaggggcgggtaaggaggcaccttacacgctGCACTGCTCAGGCACTTGCTTGTCACCCCAATGGCCGATTGCCACAtctctgcagggctctgcccTTTCTACCATTTTCTCTGCTGGCTGCTTGCtatgcctctccaccagctgccccactagccaagatgtcttcagggcccttCCACACTTaatacagctctcagtgatttcagctgttagtgggggagcctcactgctggtgtaCACTAGGCAGTCTCTTACAATAGAGACATTGTCCTAAGGTAGGTatctgtgatttcagctctgtagTGTGCAACAagactctgagggtatgtctacactacgggattaatccgaatttatataattcggatttgaaaaacaggttgtataaagtcgaaatgtatgcggccacactaagcacattaattcggtggtgtgcgtccaagtaccggggctagcgtcgatttctgcagcgttgcactgtgggtagctatcccatagctatcccatagttcccgcagtctcccgcgcccattggaattgtgggttaagatcccagtgcctgatgggacaaaaaacatcgtcgcaggtggttctgggtacagcctcaactcctccctccctccctgcatgaaagcaacggacggcagacaaccattttgcgccttttttcctgggtgggtaaacactgcagactccataccacggcaagcatggagcccgctcagctcaagacagcagtcatgaacattgtaaacacctcgcgcgtttttgtggagtttatgctcagccaggaccagaaaaacgaggcgaggaggcagcggcggcggcagcgcagcgacaagcatgatgaggacattgacatggacatggacacggacacggatacagaattctgtgaaaccacgggccccggtgctttggagatcatgttgttaatggggcagattctatccatcgaacgccgattctgggcaagggaaacaagcacagactggtgggaccgcatagtgttgcaggtgtgggacgattcccagtggctgcggaactttcgcatgcgtaagggcactttcatggaactttgtgacttgctgtcccctgccctgaaacgccagaataccaagatgagagcagccctcacagttgagaagtgcgtggcgatagccctgtggaagcttgcaacgccagacagctaccggtcagtcgggaatcaatttggagtgggcaaatctactgtgggggctgctgtgatgcaagtagccaaagcaatcactcaggtgctgcttcgaaagttagtgactctgggaaatgtgcaggccatagtggatggttttgctgcaatgggattccctaactgtggtggggcaatagacggaacccatatccctatcttggcaccggagcaccaacccaccgagtacataaaccgcaaggggtacttttcaatggtgctgcaagcacttgtggatcacaagggacgtttcaccaacatcaacgcgggctgggcgggaagggttcatgacgctcgcgtcttcagaaacactactctgtttaaagggctgcagcaagggacttactttccggaccagaaaataaccgttggggatgttgaaatgccaatagttattcttggggacccagcctaccccttaatgccatggctcatgaagccgtacacaggcagcctggacaggagtcaggagctgtttaactacaggctaagcaagtgcagaatggtggtagaatgtgcatttggccgtttaaaaggtcgctggcgatcattattgactcgctctgacctcagccaaagaaatctccccattgttatttctgcttgctgtgtgctccacaatctctgtgaaagtaagggggagacctttctggtggggtgggaggctgaggcaaatcgcctggctgctgattacgcgcagccagacaccagggcgattagaagagcacaccaggaagcgctgtgcatcagagaagctttaaaaaacagtttcatgactggccaggctacagtgtgaaatatctgtttgtttctccttcatgaaaacccgccccctttattgactgattttctgtaaggaacccaccctcccccttcccccagctttctttcaaaccaaataaagtcactatcatttaaaaatcatttattctttattaatagattagaaaaagagggagggaacccgggtggtatttgggaggaggattgctgggaaggaaaaagccactaagaaaaggttaaaaaaatgacagccttttgcttgggctgtctactggggtggaatgggaaggtgtacggagcctcccccccccacccccccgcgttcttacacgtctgagtgaggaggatacggaacatggggaggggggagggtggaacaggggctgaagcggcagtctgttttcctgcagccgttcctgaagctccaccagacgccggagcatgtctgtttgctcacgcagcagccccagcgttgcatcctgcctcctctgatcttcctgccgccacctctcatctcgagcgtccctcctctcctcacgttggtccctcctctcctcacgttggtccctcatgtcctcacgttggtccctcctgtcctcacgttcactggcttctttcctatactttgaaactgtttccttccactcattcagatgagctctgtcactgcggctggattccataatttcagaaaacatctcgtctcgcgttctcttcttacaacgccttatctgtgataaccttcgggatggaggagggaggcttgaggaatttgcagctgctgtagggaggggaaaaaagagagaattgtttaaaaagctacattttgcagaacaatgcttatactctttcacggtgaccaacactattcacattacatagcacatgtgatttctgtgcaaggtcgcattttgcctcttaatgctgagtgcctgtggctttgctgctagagatcacaggtctgggcaacagaattcggcttgcatgcggccatggtaagccattgtcttacagcttctgtgccctcctttcccacataccaagcatagcctgtagagtgctgcggtttttctgttaacattcagcagcagcagaaaacaaactaaccacccccccccctcccgccatgaattctctgggatgatctctgtacccctcccccccaccgcgtggctggtatcagggaagatccctgcaggcaccaaactaaccacaaacacccccgccgccgcccccctcccgccatgaattctctgggatgatcacggtacccctccccctaccgcgtggctggtaacagggaagatccctgctagccaaacgcgaaaagctcagggccaatttcccatctgcgcttggctaactgcagggaaggatttattttctgccacaggcaaacagcccagtaggaacggccacctctgtccccttaattaagttcccgtatttcaagcaggttaccaggagtgatatcactctcctgaggattacacaacaagataaagaacggatgttgcttgaatgccagcaaacaccgggaccatacgctgccaggctttgtcaggcaatgataccagattacttgctgcaagcatggtgtggtcaagtgtcctaccatggaggacggaataaggatgcactgcccagaaaccttgtggcaaggcttttggagtacctccaggagagcttcatggagatgtccctggaggatttccgctccatccccagacacgttaacagacttttccagtagctgaactgactgcaaatgcatcccaagtcctcagggcaaagtaatcattaaaaaccgtttgcttttaaaacaagttttatattttaaaaggtaaactcacctgaggtcccttccatggggtcagagtcttgggtactggcttgggagggttgggagggtacttcaatcagggtgagaaaaagatcctggctgttggggagaacggagtgttgtgtgctctctgcaagctcatcctcctcctcctcctcctcctcctctcccccatcggcagaatcctcaggcgtcgctgatgagactatccccgacccagaatccacgatcacaggtggggtagtggtggcagccccccctagaattgcatgcagctcggcgtagaagcggcatgtccgcggctctgacccggagcgaccgtttgcctcctttgttttttgataggcttgtctgagctccttgactttcacgcggcactgatctgagtccctattgtggcctctctccatcatgcccttggagattttttcaaaagtttttgcatttcgtcttttagaacgaagttctgcaagcactgaatcctctccccatacagcgatcagatccagtacctccctcacggtccatgctggtgctctttttcaattatcagcctgcatggttacctgtgctgatgagctatctgtggtcacctgtgctctccacgctgggcaaacaggaaatgaaattcaaatgttcgcggggcttttcctgtctacctggccagtgcatccgagtttagattgctgtccagagcggtcacaatgatgcactgtgggatagctcccggaggccaataccatcgaattgcggccacactatccctaattcgaaatgttgaaatcgattttggcgctactccgctcgtcggggtggagtacagaaatcgatttaaagggccctttacatcgaaataaatagcgttgttgtgtggacggttgcagggtaaattcgaattaaagctgataaatccgaattaaagtcgtagtgtagaccaggcctcaataagctcttttattataccagAACAAGAAAAAGGGTCAAATAGTGTCTAGAACCCACACCATCAAATACAggtacctgtccccacccccttttaAGTCATTgagctttggaacccatgtcccctgcctagcgagtgctgTTCAATTGAGGGggagtccctccattggggttATGCCACATACAGTTCTGCTGCCATCGGTTCACaaaacaaggataacaaccctgtattactcctgccccaataacaaggagactggggatccaacattAGCCACAAGTGATcttttgggcaagcagtcccatcatgctgagcacctatgcagggtgggtgtgtccatgcaaacgagatcagcatctgaagtctttttccacagctcaccactggatgtcaggggagagctcattcagactttGCTTACAGAGTCAAGTTGTCTCCTCTCCTTAATTCAAACCTTGTGCCTTGGTTTTAATCCAACCTGTCATAAATAGCAAGAAATTAAAATAGTTGGtgaaaaaaaggtttttaaatggTTAAATAACTATGAGCTTTTCCAGATCAGTGGCTGTAATTTGCAGTGGAGTATTGTTTATGAAAAAGTCTCTAATGCACTGATGCGTTGtatgatattttccatttttttagtaaaaagaaATCTTTGGGCCTCCATTTGGCTATGTGGTACCCTCAACCCAGACTCAGATGTAGAGCTGACAAATCTGGAAATCAACAGTTGGGTATTATTgtacaccccgcccccccagggcTGATTGAGCAAAGGATTTAAGCACATATTCAGATTTATACAGAGggttaagtgcttttctgagtCAGGACTGCTATAACCCTGATCAGAAACCACCCTTAAAATAAAGAGCAGCATCAGTTTAATTcatgttttcctttttcttttgcagtGAACATTGAAGCACGCACCTAGTAGAGCTATGTAAGGTTTAATTTTGTTCAGCCAGTAGCATGAGCTGGGATGACTTATGTTGCAAAGAAGTGTGGCATTCGCTTTCAGCCTCCATCCATTATCCTGATCTATGAAGATGAAAACAAGAATAGAGCACGCCAGCGCATCATGCCTATCCGAAATTTCTCCAAGTTCTCAGGTACAGTATGTTTAATTTTGGCATCCCACAGCCTCCTTCTGCAAAATAGcaaaggggcaggaggggggagagatGGCAACTGGGCACCTCTTCAGGGACTGGTAGGTTTCTTCTCACCAGCTCTGCATGGGAGGTTGTGTAGTAGGACTACTCTCTGGAGGTGGAATACCCAGTGTTCCCCAGGCTTGGAGATCAAGCCAGGAAGCTTCCCAATCTGAGCTGTCTAGTTTAAAAATGAGTACTGGCACTCCTAGGGCAACAACTTACCCCAGAGAATCTTTGGATAaagagcatttatttatttattttatttatttaagaattgTGTGCTTGAGGCAGTAATTCttgcggggtgtgggggggagcttTTTTTCCAGATTGCAGCagggctgcagaacagctgaAGAATAACCCTCGGCACAAGGCTTACCTACAAGGGGTCtcactgcagcagctgcagaaattATACAGTTTGCTAAGAGGCCACTTGCAGGGAAAGAGTTTGGCCCAGAGCTTGGAGCAGATTCAGCAGGAAGAGACCATTGACCCAGAGGAGGACCTGAACAAACTAGATGACAAGGAACTGGCGAAAAGGAAGAGTATCATGGATGAGCTGTTTGAAAAGAACAGGAAGAAGAAGGATGACCCAGATTTCACCTACAATGTTGAGGTTGAATTCCCACAAGTTGAGCAGCTGGAATCCTGTGGCTGGGATGCAGAGTCGGACAATGAGTTCTGATAATGGACAAGGCCTCCTAATCAGtatggagacagagagagaaaacccATATTCTCATTACACAGAGAGCACAGTTACTGTGTCCATCATATCGCATCAGTCTACAGAGCTTGACTGACACTGTTTACAAGCCATACAACTGATGCATTTTACATTGGTAAATAAGAGATCAGTGCCTGTGGTGTTTTAGCAGTTTGGGGAATAGACAGACAATTTTAAAAGTCTTATGTGAAGCCTGATAAAAAGGGACGTGGGGATATTGAAAATTATTTGTAAATGGTTAGATTTGTAGCTGTTAAGtaactgaaataattttaaatctcCATCTTTCAGCATTTGTTTGTTTATACTTCATTCATCTTTGGCAAGGAAACTAGACTggttatttttgtttctattcaattttattttagtCCTTAAAATACAGTGTTAAAGTTGCAAATCTTTACATCTAACTCAGAAGAAACATTCAGATTCTTATTGCAAATATGTAGTATTTTGTTATTAGTTAGGCTTTTATAAGTGTTTTAATCTATACTCTGTATAGACAAATCAATATTGCAGTGAAAATCTTACCTTTAGATTTCTTGAGTTGTGTTTAAATCCACAATCTCAGTGTTCCATGGATGTATGTTTTCgtatttaagaaataaaatatttagaaaacagATTAACCTTGGAGATATCATTGACATTTGGGGAGAaggaatagctcagtgatttgagcattggcctgctaaacccagggttgtgagctcaatccttgaggaggcatTTAGGGagcgggggcaaaaatctgtctgggattggtcctgctttgagcaggaagttggactagatgacctcctgaggtcccttctaaccctgagattctatgacaaTTCAGTGATTTAGAATTCATAAGACAACAGTGATTTGTCTCCCTAGCCTGTCCAGTGCAGCACTCTAAGTAAATGGTCAGATTTGGGGAAGTTTGCTTTAAAATGGCTGAGCAACAATTTGGGAGAAAGTCACAAGAGTTTATGAGACTTTTGGAGTTAAACAAGTTCTTTAGCTGTGCTGCCTTATCAGACTGCTAGTCCAGAATTGTTCTGAGCACTGCTAGATGGCAGCTCCTTGCAATAGCTTTTATGTGAAGCATGGCATCTAAGATTCTCCAAACAGCAATTTGTTCTCAGAAGAGGGCTAAAAGGCCTCCTTTATGCCTTTTCCCCCCTCAGCCACTAAGTGTAGAGATGGTAAAGAAGATAGTGAAGGAACAAGCCACAGTGATTATAAATTACCTTATTAATTCTCAGACCTTAGCTCCCAGACCTGTTTTAAATGTTACTGGAACATCCCCTCAAatctcaacacacacacaaaatgtagtGCAACAGGGACCTATCCTGAATCAAAATCTAACCAGTCAGCTGGGAAGCTGAGAGGAAAGAATTGCAGTCACTCATTCTAAGGCAATAAACATCCTCCTAGCAAATTGGAGGAAATTCACAAATGCTGTCTATGCTCCACTTGAAGTTTCAATGTTGCTGTTACAAGGGACACGCATCACGGCAAAGTCAGCTGAAGCTAAAGACATTCTAGTGTTTTTACAAGATAGCCTAACCATGGGGCCAAAGGCCAACATTTCTTGGAAAGACAAGTCAACAGCTACAGGCATATTGCACTGTAAGGAAGCCATGAGGTCTCTCCCATCACTGTCATATACCAGATTTCTGGGGAACATCACTCTTATAATAATATTTAATGGTACCGTCACTCTTTACAGAGTATGGTGTATGCGCTGATGAGTTCTTTGATGGCTGCTGAGTCTGACGAGCAAATGACAGTCCCATCCACAGGTAGGGCACAACCAAGCACTAGCAATACTCTGAATCCAAGCAGCAGATTCTTTCCTTCTCTGACATTGGTCATCATAAAGTTTGATCCAGTCCACCTCGCAACACGTCACTCCATCTACAAGCTGACTCCGCCAACCAGAGCAGCATTTTGCACTCCTTTCTCAATCATCCACAGAGATTCCAGAGGATATTAAGTCATCGCAAGCGTTCCGAAATCTGTGCAGTAGTCTGCCTCTCTGTCTAGATCacaaaactgctctgcaacctttttaatgttaagtgccagcagtctggttccactttgggttaggtggagcccatccctcctgtataggctcccccatcccaaaagtttccccagttcctaataaatctaaacccctcctctctacaccatcgtctcatccacacattgagactctgaagctctgcctgcctacctggccctgcgcgtggaactgggagcatttcagtctcttccctggcagcctaaatttggccgccaggacatctctcctacccttccctatgtcattggtacctacatg
This region of Chrysemys picta bellii isolate R12L10 chromosome 9, ASM1138683v2, whole genome shotgun sequence genomic DNA includes:
- the LOC135973516 gene encoding trichohyalin-like: MMERGHNRDSDQCRVKVKELRQAYQKTKEANGRSGSEPRTCRFYAELHAILGGAATTTPPVIVDSGSGIVSSATPEDSADGGEEEEEEEEDELAESTQHSVLPNSQDLFLTLIEVPSQPSQASTQDSDPMEGTSAAANSSSLPPPSRRLSQIRRCKKRTRDEMFSEIMESSRSDRAHLNEWKETVSKYRKEASEREDRRDQREDMRDQREERRDQREERRDARDERWRQEDQRRQDATLGLLREQTDMLRRLVELQERLQENRLPLQPLFHPPPSPCSVSSSLRRVRTRGGGGGRLRTPSHSTPVDSPSKRLSFF
- the CEP19 gene encoding centrosomal protein of 19 kDa, whose protein sequence is MTYVAKKCGIRFQPPSIILIYEDENKNRARQRIMPIRNFSKFSDCSRAAEQLKNNPRHKAYLQGVSLQQLQKLYSLLRGHLQGKSLAQSLEQIQQEETIDPEEDLNKLDDKELAKRKSIMDELFEKNRKKKDDPDFTYNVEVEFPQVEQLESCGWDAESDNEF